One stretch of Malus domestica chromosome 14, GDT2T_hap1 DNA includes these proteins:
- the LOC103424460 gene encoding adenine/guanine permease AZG2-like gives MGRELCAAMGNGGVFKKIGKSWSKLEKRLNDGVSKSKVGNYFKLEARNSCFTKELRAGLATFLTMAYIISVNATILADSGGTCSIADCSTTANQTVTPDCMILPNEGYQNCLAKTKNDLIVGTILSAMIGSIAMGVLANLPLGLAPGMGPNAYLAYNLVGFHGSGKLSYQTALAVVLLEGIAFLAIAAFGLREKLARLIPHPVRLACAAGIGLFIAFVGLQIPQGVGLVGPDPSTLVTITACSNTNPATGECLGGKMHSPKFWLGAAGFIITCYGLMKEIKGSMIYGIVFVTFISWFRGTSVTVFPNTQIGDTDFHYFKKVVDFHKIQSTAGAISFTNFNRSEVWVALVTLLYVDVLATTGTLYTMAEMGGFVNNEGGFEGEYSAYLVDAGSTVVGAALGVTPIATYIESSAGLREGGRTGLTAVIIGLCFFMSLFFVPLLSSVPPWAIGPSLVMVGVMMMKVVKDINWGKMKEAAPAFMTMVLMPLTYSIANGIIGGIGLYIALNLYDYVAIVIKWLIKMKRMVGREQNQVSATAPADSPIEVI, from the coding sequence atggggaGAGAGTTATGTGCAGCAATGGGAAATGGTggagttttcaaaaaaataggCAAGTCATGGAGCAAACTAGAGAAACGCTTAAACGATGGAGTTTCAAAGAGCAAAGTTGGCAACTACTTCAAGTTAGAAGCAAGAAATAGTTGCTTCACCAAGGAGCTACGTGCCGGTCTAGCCACGTTCCTCACCATGGCCTACATCATCTCCGTCAACGCCACCATCCTCGCGGACTCAGGTGGCACGTGCTCCATTGCCGACTGCTCCACCACGGCGAACCAAACCGTCACCCCGGATTGCATGATCCTTCCCAACGAAGGATACCAAAACTGCCTTGCAAAGACCAAGAATGACCTCATTGTCGGCACAATTTTATCAGCCATGATCGGGTCGATTGCTATGGGCGTTTTGGCCAATCTACCCTTGGGGTTAGCCCCAGGGATGGGGCCAAACGCTTACCTAGCTTATAATTTGGTGGGTTTTCATGGAAGTGGGAAATTGTCTTACCAAACTGCCCTAGCTGTGGTGTTACTTGAGGGAATTGCTTTTCTTGCAATTGCTGCTTTTGGGCTAAGAGAAAAGCTGGCCAGGCTCATCCCTCATCCAGTTAGGCTTGCTTGTGCAGCAGGAATTGGGCTTTTCATTGCCTTTGTGGGCCTACAAATCCCCCAGGGAGTGGGCCTAGTGGGCCCAGACCCATCCACATTGGTGACAATCACAGCTTGTTCTAACACAAACCCAGCAACTGGTGAGTGCCTTGGGGGCAAAATGCACAGCCCAAAGTTCTGGCTGGGTGCAGCTGGGTTTATAATCACATGTTATGGCCTAATGAAGGAGATTAAAGGCAGCATGATATACGGCATCGTTTTTGTCACATTTATATCATGGTTTAGGGGCACAAGTGTGACAGTGTTTCCCAACACACAAATTGGTGACACAGATTTCCATTATTTCAAAAAAGTGGTAGATTTTCACAAAATTCAATCCACAGCTGGGGCTATAAGCTTCACCAATTTCAATAGGTCTGAGGTTTGGGTGGCTCTGGTAACCTTGCTCTACGTTGATGTTCTTGCCACCACAGGCACATTGTACACCATGGCCGAAATGGGCGGTTTCGTGAACAACGAAGGAGGGTTCGAAGGCGAGTACTCGGCGTACTTGGTTGACGCAGGGTCAACAGTCGTGGGGGCTGCACTGGGGGTGACCCCCATCGCAACGTACATAGAATCTTCAGCAGGTCTGAGAGAAGGCGGGCGAACAGGATTGACTGCAGTGATCATCGGTCTGTGTTTTTTCATGTCATTGTTTTTTGTTCCTCTTTTGTCTAGTGTGCCTCCATGGGCTATAGGGCCTTCACTTGTGATGGTTggggtgatgatgatgaaggttgTGAAGGACATAAATTGGGGGAAGATGAAAGAAGCTGCGCCTGCTTTCATGACCATGGTTCTAATGCCTCTTACTTATTCCATAGCAAATGGGATTATTGGTGGCATTGGGCTCTACATTGCTCTCAATCTGTATGATTATGTGGCAATCGTGATTAAGTGGTTGATTAAGATGAAAAGAATGGTGGGAAGAGAACAAAATCAAGTGTCTGCCACAGCTCCTGCAGACTCACCAATTGAAGTTATTTGA